Proteins encoded in a region of the Verrucomicrobiia bacterium genome:
- the scpA gene encoding methylmalonyl-CoA mutase → MQSFPDFTRVDYEATAGSATWADWAEAVRRETGKTVEEWVERTLEGIDVRPLYGAGDLEECEHLGGMPGVPPYVRGPYGSMYVSRPWTVRQYAGFSTAEESNAFYRRNIAAGQQGLSVAFDLPTHRGYDSDHPRAFADVGKAGVAVDSILDMKLLFDGIPLDRISVSMTMNGAVLPVMAFYVVAAEEQGVRMDQLSGTIQNDILKEYMVRNTYIYPPASSMRIVADIFAFASRNMPRFNSISISGYHMQEAGAPADLEMAYTLADGLEYVRAGLKAGIDIDAFAPRLSFFWAQGKHYFMEVAKMRAARALWAKLIRGFEPKNAKSMALRTHSQTSGWSLTEQDPYNNVARTCIEAMAAALGHTQSLHTNSLDEAIALPTDFSARIARNTQLFLQEETGITRVIDPWAGSFFVEALTHELMRRAWGHIREVEALGGMAKAIETGLPKLRIEEAAARRQARIDSGQEAIIGVNRHRLDKQEALPVLEVDNTTVRQSQIQRLQQLRSNRDAARVRTALEALERAAADGGGNLLELAIEAARARASLGEISSALETHFGRHQAVHRTVSGVYQSEFGATDDIRSVRTLTDGFAERHGRRPRILIAKMGQDGHDRGAKVVATAYADLGFDVDIGPLFQSPEEAAKMAVENDVHMVGISSLAGGHKTLLTQLREELGKVGRDDIMVIVGGVIPPQDYGFLKEHGAAAVFGPGTRIPQAAREMLEELERRLGGAGA, encoded by the coding sequence ATGCAATCGTTTCCTGATTTCACCCGGGTGGACTACGAGGCGACGGCGGGATCGGCCACATGGGCCGACTGGGCCGAGGCGGTGCGGCGCGAGACCGGGAAGACCGTGGAGGAGTGGGTGGAGCGGACGCTGGAGGGGATCGATGTGCGGCCGCTGTACGGGGCCGGGGACCTGGAGGAGTGCGAACACCTTGGGGGAATGCCGGGAGTGCCGCCCTATGTGCGGGGCCCGTACGGGTCGATGTACGTATCGCGACCGTGGACGGTGCGGCAGTACGCTGGGTTCTCGACGGCGGAGGAATCGAACGCGTTTTACCGGAGGAACATTGCGGCCGGGCAGCAGGGGTTGTCGGTGGCCTTCGATCTGCCGACGCACCGGGGGTACGACTCGGATCATCCGCGGGCGTTTGCGGACGTGGGGAAGGCGGGGGTGGCGGTGGACTCGATCCTCGACATGAAGCTGCTGTTCGACGGGATCCCGCTGGACCGCATCTCGGTGTCGATGACGATGAACGGGGCGGTGCTGCCGGTGATGGCGTTCTACGTGGTGGCGGCGGAGGAGCAGGGGGTGCGGATGGATCAGCTTTCGGGGACGATCCAGAACGACATCCTGAAGGAGTACATGGTGCGGAACACCTACATCTATCCGCCCGCCTCCTCGATGCGGATTGTCGCCGACATTTTCGCGTTCGCCTCGCGGAACATGCCGCGGTTCAACTCGATCTCGATCTCGGGGTATCACATGCAGGAGGCCGGGGCGCCGGCGGATCTGGAGATGGCGTACACGCTGGCGGACGGGTTGGAGTATGTGCGGGCGGGGTTGAAGGCGGGGATCGACATCGACGCCTTTGCGCCGCGGCTCTCGTTTTTCTGGGCGCAGGGGAAGCACTACTTCATGGAGGTGGCGAAGATGCGGGCGGCACGGGCGTTGTGGGCGAAGCTGATCCGGGGATTCGAGCCGAAGAACGCCAAGTCGATGGCCTTGCGGACGCATTCGCAGACCTCGGGCTGGTCGCTGACCGAACAGGATCCGTACAACAACGTGGCGCGGACCTGCATCGAGGCCATGGCGGCGGCCCTGGGGCACACGCAATCGCTGCACACCAACTCGCTGGACGAGGCCATCGCCCTGCCGACGGATTTCTCGGCGCGGATTGCCCGGAACACGCAGCTTTTCCTGCAGGAGGAGACGGGGATCACGCGGGTGATCGATCCGTGGGCGGGATCGTTTTTTGTGGAGGCCTTGACGCACGAACTGATGCGGCGGGCGTGGGGCCACATCCGGGAGGTGGAGGCGCTGGGCGGGATGGCGAAGGCGATCGAGACGGGGTTGCCCAAGCTGCGCATCGAGGAGGCGGCCGCGCGGCGGCAGGCGCGGATCGATTCGGGCCAGGAGGCGATCATCGGGGTGAACCGTCATCGCCTGGACAAGCAGGAGGCGCTGCCGGTGCTGGAGGTGGACAACACCACCGTGCGCCAGTCGCAGATCCAGCGGTTGCAGCAGTTGCGGTCGAACCGGGACGCGGCCCGGGTCCGAACGGCGCTGGAGGCGTTGGAGCGGGCGGCGGCGGACGGGGGCGGGAACCTGCTGGAACTGGCCATCGAGGCGGCGCGGGCCCGGGCGAGTCTGGGCGAGATTTCGTCGGCGTTGGAAACCCATTTCGGCCGCCACCAGGCGGTTCATCGCACCGTGAGCGGCGTGTATCAGTCCGAGTTCGGGGCCACCGACGACATCCGGTCGGTGCGCACGTTGACCGACGGGTTTGCCGAGCGGCACGGCCGGCGTCCGCGGATCCTGATTGCGAAGATGGGACAGGACGGGCACGACCGGGGCGCCAAGGTGGTGGCGACGGCGTATGCGGATCTGGGGTTCGATGTCGATATCGGGCCGTTGTTCCAGTCGCCGGAGGAAGCCGCGAAGATGGCGGTGGAGAACGACGTGCACATGGTGGGGATCAGTTCGCTGGCGGGGGGGCACAAGACGTTGCTGACGCAGTTGCGCGAGGAACTGGGGAAGGTGGGGAGGGACGACATCATGGTCATTGTGGGCGGGGTGATCCCGCCGCAGGACTATGGCTTCCTGAAGGAGCACGGGGCGGCGGCGGTGTTTGGTCCGGGCACGCGGATTCCGCAGGCGGCCCGGGAGATGCTCGAGGAACTGGAACGGCGCCTGGGAGGTGCGGGCGCATGA
- a CDS encoding pyruvate carboxylase subunit B, translating to MSAQPVLFNNTVLRDGHQSMAATRMTTAQMLPPAPILDGMGFHGLETWGGATIDSCLRFLGENPFERLRAVKKAAPKTPHLMLLRGQNIVQYASFPDDVVEAFVKCTADAGMDIFRIFDALNDVRNLQTAIRAVKRCGKHARGELCYTISPVHTVENFVKMGVELESMGCDSIAIKDMSGILQPQVTYRMVSELKRKVGIPLTVHTHDTAGLGAASYLAAIEAGVDAVEVSIVPFANGTSQPDTQRMLALLDGHPRCPSFDGAKLTELRGYFEGVYRELGQFTSPANERVDSDILIYQVPGGMLSNFRNQLKEQGMAEQFDDVVREIPVVREALGWVPLVTPTSQIVGTQAMMNVKFGRWKMICQPAQDIALGKYGRTPGPIAPDVLAQVERQTGKRPIDGRPADLLEPGLEKYRSQCGAKGLPTDDETVVLFAMFPQQVEALIKQPPAKPAGADASKAAPSAPAASAATPAPAATRAPAAASPAGAPASGGRGRNLVLTLNGTRHQVTVETLEG from the coding sequence GTGAGCGCCCAACCGGTACTCTTCAACAACACGGTGCTGCGGGATGGACACCAGTCGATGGCGGCGACGCGGATGACGACCGCCCAGATGCTGCCACCGGCTCCAATACTGGACGGGATGGGATTCCACGGGCTGGAGACCTGGGGAGGGGCGACGATCGACTCGTGTCTGCGGTTTCTCGGGGAGAACCCGTTTGAACGGCTGCGGGCGGTGAAGAAGGCGGCGCCGAAGACGCCGCATCTGATGCTGTTGCGGGGGCAGAACATCGTGCAGTACGCGAGTTTTCCCGACGACGTGGTGGAGGCGTTTGTGAAGTGCACGGCCGATGCGGGGATGGACATCTTCCGGATCTTCGACGCGTTGAATGACGTGCGGAACCTTCAGACGGCGATCCGGGCGGTGAAGCGGTGCGGCAAGCATGCGCGGGGGGAGTTGTGCTACACGATCAGCCCGGTGCACACGGTGGAGAACTTTGTGAAGATGGGGGTCGAACTCGAGTCGATGGGCTGCGATTCGATCGCCATCAAGGACATGTCGGGGATACTTCAGCCGCAGGTGACCTACCGGATGGTGAGCGAATTGAAGCGCAAGGTGGGGATTCCGCTGACGGTGCACACCCACGACACGGCGGGGTTGGGGGCGGCGAGTTACCTGGCGGCCATCGAGGCGGGGGTGGATGCGGTCGAGGTATCGATCGTGCCATTTGCCAACGGAACCTCGCAGCCGGACACGCAGCGGATGCTGGCGTTGCTCGACGGGCATCCGCGGTGTCCGTCGTTCGATGGTGCCAAGCTGACGGAACTGCGGGGCTACTTCGAGGGGGTGTACCGGGAGTTGGGGCAGTTCACGAGTCCGGCCAACGAGCGGGTGGACTCGGACATTCTGATCTACCAGGTGCCGGGCGGGATGCTTTCGAACTTCCGGAACCAGCTCAAGGAGCAGGGGATGGCGGAGCAGTTCGACGACGTGGTGCGGGAGATCCCGGTGGTGCGCGAGGCGCTGGGCTGGGTGCCGCTGGTGACGCCGACCTCCCAGATCGTCGGGACGCAGGCGATGATGAACGTGAAGTTCGGGCGCTGGAAGATGATCTGCCAGCCGGCCCAGGACATCGCGTTGGGCAAGTACGGCCGGACGCCGGGCCCGATCGCCCCGGACGTGCTGGCGCAGGTGGAGCGGCAGACCGGCAAGCGGCCGATCGACGGGCGTCCGGCGGACCTGTTGGAGCCGGGGCTGGAGAAGTACCGGAGCCAGTGCGGGGCGAAGGGATTGCCGACCGACGACGAGACGGTGGTGTTGTTCGCGATGTTCCCGCAGCAGGTCGAGGCGCTGATCAAGCAACCCCCGGCCAAGCCTGCCGGCGCGGATGCCTCCAAGGCCGCTCCATCGGCGCCCGCGGCTTCGGCGGCCACTCCGGCCCCGGCGGCCACTCGGGCCCCGGCGGCCGCATCGCCGGCGGGGGCTCCAGCGTCCGGCGGGCGTGGACGCAACCTGGTCCTGACATTGAACGGCACGCGACACCAGGTGACGGTGGAGACCCTGGAAGGCTGA
- a CDS encoding acyl-CoA mutase large subunit family protein, with the protein MSDTTPANPSAGALLSEFPPAGYDTWKALVEAELKGAPFERRMVTELVEGIALRPIYRAEDAEGVAHAGSLPGFAPYVRGTRAAGYLDQPWEVSQEIAASSPAEFNDAARAGLGRGLTALNMVLDRATRNGADPDWAEASDVGAGGLSLASLDDLDRALEGIDLESTPLFIRSGASGMPVAALLVALARRRGDDVRCLRGCVEVDPLGVLAHEGRLAQSLSGAYREMASLTAWGAAHAPRLQTICVHSRAWHEAGGHAVQELAFALATALEYARAMAGAGLGIDVVAPRLRFAFTVGSRYFVEIAKLRAARLLWARLVSVLGGGMEAQRATLHVRTAHFNKTAFDPYVNLLRTTVEAFAGVLGGCDSMQVGGFDEVIRSPDEFSQRVARNQQLVLREECHLTRVIDPAGGSWYVEWLTDALARRAWELFQEVEKRGGMAEAMRSGWPQLEVARVAQGRLQAVARRRESVVGTNVYAQVGEKALGAVETDRATFHRRRVREVTDVRTAAEGQHQMVLDRLAGVLGQSEAALFQACSEAVEAGATLGEVTRAVRIEDQLETPITPVCLVRLAEGFERVRRAVEVRAAEGEGRRPAVFLANFGPLKQHKARADFARGFLEAGGFKVISPAGFRTAEEAAAAGDAAGVEAVCLCSTDETYPEWVPAFMAVWRARRPGVPVLLAGHPSEQVEALKAAGVEDFIHLRADALEVLKRLAARLGVAP; encoded by the coding sequence ATGAGCGACACGACGCCTGCCAATCCGTCTGCCGGGGCCCTGTTGTCCGAATTCCCACCGGCCGGGTACGACACGTGGAAGGCGTTGGTGGAGGCGGAGCTCAAGGGGGCGCCGTTCGAGCGGCGCATGGTGACGGAGCTGGTGGAAGGGATTGCGTTGCGGCCGATTTACCGGGCAGAGGATGCGGAGGGGGTGGCGCATGCGGGGTCGCTGCCGGGGTTTGCGCCGTACGTGCGCGGCACGCGGGCTGCGGGGTATCTGGACCAGCCCTGGGAGGTGTCGCAGGAGATTGCGGCGTCGAGTCCGGCTGAATTCAACGATGCGGCGCGGGCGGGGCTGGGGCGGGGACTGACGGCGCTGAACATGGTGCTCGACCGGGCGACGCGGAACGGGGCGGACCCGGACTGGGCGGAGGCATCGGACGTGGGGGCGGGCGGCCTGTCGCTGGCCTCGCTGGACGATCTCGACCGGGCGCTGGAGGGGATCGATCTGGAGTCCACGCCGCTGTTCATCCGGTCCGGGGCGTCGGGGATGCCGGTGGCGGCGTTGCTGGTGGCGCTGGCGCGGCGGCGCGGGGACGATGTGCGGTGTCTGCGGGGCTGTGTGGAGGTGGATCCGCTGGGGGTGCTGGCGCACGAGGGGCGGCTGGCGCAGTCGTTGTCGGGGGCGTACCGGGAGATGGCGTCGTTGACGGCGTGGGGTGCGGCGCATGCGCCGCGGTTGCAGACGATCTGCGTGCACAGCCGGGCGTGGCATGAGGCGGGGGGGCACGCGGTGCAGGAACTGGCGTTCGCGCTTGCCACGGCGCTGGAGTATGCGCGGGCGATGGCGGGGGCGGGGTTGGGGATCGACGTGGTGGCGCCGCGGCTGCGTTTTGCGTTCACGGTGGGGAGCCGGTATTTCGTGGAGATTGCCAAGCTGCGGGCGGCGCGGCTCCTGTGGGCGCGGCTGGTATCGGTGCTGGGGGGAGGGATGGAGGCGCAGCGGGCGACGCTGCATGTGCGGACGGCGCACTTCAACAAGACGGCGTTTGATCCGTACGTGAACCTGCTGAGGACGACGGTCGAGGCGTTTGCCGGGGTTCTGGGCGGGTGCGACAGCATGCAGGTGGGCGGGTTCGACGAAGTGATCCGGTCACCGGACGAGTTTTCGCAGCGGGTGGCACGGAACCAGCAGTTGGTGTTGCGGGAGGAATGTCACCTGACGCGGGTGATCGATCCGGCGGGGGGCTCGTGGTACGTCGAGTGGCTGACCGATGCGCTGGCGCGACGGGCCTGGGAACTGTTCCAGGAGGTGGAGAAGCGGGGCGGGATGGCCGAGGCCATGCGCTCCGGGTGGCCGCAGCTCGAGGTGGCACGGGTGGCGCAGGGTCGGTTGCAGGCGGTGGCGCGGCGACGGGAAAGCGTGGTGGGCACCAACGTCTATGCGCAGGTCGGGGAGAAGGCCTTGGGCGCCGTGGAGACGGACCGGGCGACGTTTCATCGGCGCCGGGTGCGGGAGGTGACGGACGTGCGGACGGCGGCGGAGGGGCAGCACCAGATGGTGCTGGACCGGCTGGCCGGGGTGCTGGGGCAATCGGAGGCGGCGCTGTTCCAGGCCTGCAGCGAGGCGGTGGAGGCGGGGGCGACGCTGGGCGAAGTGACGCGTGCGGTGCGGATCGAGGACCAGCTGGAGACTCCGATCACGCCGGTGTGTCTCGTCCGGCTGGCCGAGGGATTCGAGCGGGTGCGGCGGGCGGTCGAGGTCCGGGCGGCGGAGGGCGAGGGACGTCGGCCGGCGGTGTTTCTGGCGAACTTCGGGCCGTTGAAGCAGCACAAGGCGCGGGCGGATTTCGCGCGGGGATTTCTGGAGGCGGGAGGGTTCAAGGTGATTTCGCCGGCGGGATTCCGGACGGCGGAAGAGGCGGCGGCGGCGGGGGATGCGGCGGGGGTGGAGGCGGTGTGCCTGTGTTCGACCGACGAGACGTATCCCGAGTGGGTGCCGGCATTCATGGCGGTGTGGCGGGCACGGCGGCCGGGGGTGCCGGTGCTGCTGGCCGGGCATCCGTCGGAGCAGGTGGAGGCGTTGAAGGCGGCCGGGGTGGAGGATTTCATCCATTTGCGGGCCGACGCCCTCGAGGTGTTGAAGCGGCTGGCGGCGCGACTGGGGGTGGCACCGTGA
- a CDS encoding NIPSNAP family protein translates to MNRRDFLSSTAATAAVTTALAAAGPAANPAANGAAAPAAPAAREYYELRRYHLRRGPRQAVFENYLEKAWLPAMKRLGIGPIGVFHVMVGPGSPSVYVLIPYASMEVYASVGARLREDGEYRAAAAEAGGAPASDPVYQRVESSLLGSIASVPRLEVPVQKREGRGRIFELRVYESHSKRANLKKIEMFDIGETALFRRTGLTPVFFGEALIGGRLPNLTYLLVFDDLAARDRAWRTFAGDPEWKTLSSTSGFTDPEIVTDISNQLLRPAGYSEV, encoded by the coding sequence ATGAACCGACGTGATTTTCTTTCCTCGACGGCCGCCACGGCGGCGGTGACGACGGCCCTGGCGGCGGCGGGTCCGGCTGCCAACCCGGCTGCAAACGGTGCGGCGGCCCCGGCGGCCCCGGCGGCGCGGGAGTATTACGAGTTGCGGCGCTACCATCTGCGGAGGGGTCCGCGCCAGGCGGTGTTCGAGAACTACCTGGAGAAGGCGTGGCTGCCGGCGATGAAGCGTTTGGGCATCGGACCGATCGGGGTGTTCCATGTGATGGTCGGGCCGGGCAGTCCGAGTGTGTACGTCCTGATTCCGTATGCGTCGATGGAGGTGTATGCGTCGGTCGGGGCGCGGTTGCGGGAGGATGGGGAGTATCGGGCGGCGGCGGCGGAGGCGGGCGGCGCTCCGGCGAGCGATCCGGTCTATCAGCGGGTGGAGAGCAGCCTGCTGGGATCGATTGCCAGTGTGCCGCGGTTGGAGGTGCCGGTGCAGAAGCGGGAAGGGAGGGGCAGGATTTTCGAGTTGCGGGTGTACGAGAGCCACAGCAAGCGGGCGAACCTGAAGAAGATCGAGATGTTCGACATCGGGGAGACCGCGTTGTTCCGGCGGACCGGACTGACGCCGGTGTTTTTCGGTGAGGCACTGATCGGGGGGCGGTTGCCGAACCTGACGTACCTGCTGGTGTTCGACGATCTGGCGGCGCGGGACCGGGCGTGGCGGACGTTTGCGGGGGATCCGGAATGGAAGACCCTGAGCAGCACGTCGGGCTTCACGGATCCGGAGATTGTGACGGACATCAGCAACCAGCTGCTGCGACCGGCGGGGTACTCGGAGGTGTGA
- a CDS encoding class II aldolase/adducin family protein, whose protein sequence is MAPVQPDLDALVSLSRELGRDDRHLAILGEGNTSARMGDGRMAVKASGASLATLQPADLTLCHTPPLLALLDRKHATDAEISETLRSSRVDPDARQPSIESVFHAWLLSLDGVHCVGHTHPLDVNRVLCSPRARDFSERRMFPDEIVVCGPASVFVPYTDPGLPLAREIRDRTRALADKLGQPPRLILLQNHGLIALGPNPPSVLATTLMAVKAAAIFVGAAALGGPVFLTPQHVDRIAGRADETYRQQQWKLR, encoded by the coding sequence ATCGCGCCCGTGCAACCGGACCTCGACGCGCTCGTCTCCCTCTCCCGCGAACTGGGGCGCGATGACCGGCATCTCGCCATTCTCGGCGAGGGCAACACCTCCGCCCGCATGGGCGATGGCCGCATGGCGGTCAAAGCCAGCGGCGCCTCGCTGGCCACTCTCCAACCGGCCGACCTCACCCTCTGTCATACCCCGCCGCTTCTCGCCCTCCTCGACCGGAAACACGCCACCGACGCCGAAATCTCCGAAACCCTCCGCTCCAGCCGCGTCGATCCCGATGCCCGCCAGCCCAGCATCGAAAGCGTCTTCCACGCCTGGCTCCTCTCCCTCGATGGAGTCCACTGCGTCGGACACACCCATCCCCTCGACGTCAATCGCGTCCTCTGTTCCCCGCGCGCTCGCGACTTCTCCGAGCGCCGCATGTTCCCTGACGAAATCGTGGTCTGCGGCCCCGCCTCCGTGTTCGTCCCCTACACCGATCCCGGACTTCCCCTCGCCCGCGAAATCCGCGACCGCACCCGGGCGCTGGCCGACAAACTCGGACAACCGCCCCGCCTCATCCTTCTCCAAAACCACGGCCTCATCGCCCTCGGCCCCAATCCCCCCTCCGTCCTCGCCACCACCCTCATGGCCGTCAAGGCCGCCGCCATCTTCGTCGGCGCCGCCGCCCTCGGCGGACCCGTCTTCCTCACCCCGCAGCACGTCGATCGGATCGCGGGCCGCGCCGACGAAACCTATCGCCAGCAGCAATGGAAGCTCCGCTGA
- a CDS encoding tRNA-dihydrouridine synthase family protein: protein MQDITDLPFWRIMAARGGADVYFTEYFRVHATARLDRTILRSVTENPTGRPVVAQLMGNDVEALARAARELQRYPVAGIDLNLGCPAPVVYRKCAGGGLLRFPERVDAVLGALREAVTEVKFTVKTRLGFDDPRTIETLLPIFARHRPDLVTVHGRTVKEMYRPQVHVDGIARAARELGCPVLANGGVDSPERAERMLRESGARGLMIGRGAIRNPWLFDQIRARWRGQRVRVPTGREVLAYVRDLWETTAPAGLDAAKQVQKLKKYLNFLGEGVEPSGRFLESMRRVRTEEELFGVGEEWLDHDRPMELVPGGREGEAGVAAGVERQP, encoded by the coding sequence ATGCAGGACATCACGGATCTGCCGTTCTGGCGGATCATGGCGGCGCGGGGAGGGGCGGATGTGTATTTCACGGAGTATTTCCGGGTGCATGCGACGGCGCGGCTGGACCGGACGATCCTGCGGTCGGTGACGGAGAATCCGACGGGGCGCCCGGTGGTGGCGCAGTTGATGGGGAACGATGTGGAGGCGCTGGCGCGGGCGGCGCGGGAGTTGCAGCGGTACCCGGTGGCGGGCATCGATCTCAACCTGGGGTGTCCGGCGCCGGTGGTGTATCGGAAGTGCGCGGGGGGAGGGTTGCTGCGGTTTCCGGAGCGGGTGGATGCCGTGCTGGGAGCGTTGCGGGAGGCGGTGACGGAGGTGAAGTTCACGGTCAAGACCCGGCTGGGTTTCGACGATCCGCGGACGATCGAGACCCTGCTGCCGATCTTTGCGCGGCATCGTCCCGATCTGGTGACCGTCCATGGGAGGACGGTGAAGGAGATGTATCGTCCGCAGGTGCATGTGGATGGGATTGCGCGGGCGGCGCGGGAGCTTGGCTGTCCGGTGCTGGCGAACGGCGGAGTGGATTCGCCGGAGCGTGCGGAGCGGATGCTGCGGGAGTCGGGGGCGCGGGGATTGATGATCGGGCGGGGGGCGATTCGGAACCCGTGGTTGTTCGACCAGATCCGGGCGCGGTGGCGCGGACAAAGGGTTCGGGTGCCGACGGGGCGCGAGGTCCTGGCGTACGTGCGGGATCTGTGGGAAACGACGGCGCCGGCGGGACTGGACGCGGCGAAGCAGGTCCAGAAGCTGAAGAAGTATCTGAATTTCCTGGGGGAGGGGGTCGAGCCGAGCGGGCGGTTTCTGGAGTCGATGCGGAGGGTTCGGACCGAGGAGGAGTTGTTTGGGGTGGGGGAGGAATGGCTGGATCACGACCGGCCGATGGAATTGGTGCCGGGGGGGCGCGAGGGGGAAGCGGGCGTGGCAGCGGGCGTGGAGCGCCAGCCGTAG
- a CDS encoding rhamnulokinase, which yields MEAPLTSHHLALDLGAESGRLIAATLEGDRLSLEEIHRFSTGATREGHSLTWDIPRIWQDVQTALTRAATLDRPWSSLGTDSWGVDYLLFRADGSIVHPTFHYRDARTARGVAAAHARIPWTGIFAETGIQFMPLNTLYQLAAEAPDRLAQTDRLLLIGDGFNRLLSGVAVAEASLASTSMLYRPADGTWSSHLCCTLHLPQSILPPIVPSGTRLGPLLPDLASRVGLAASPPEVIASCSHDTAAAVVGVPSEGDDWAYLSSGTWSLMGVECPTPVLTAAARERNFTNEIGFGNTVRLLKNISGLWLLQECRRAWTEAGHPHDYTQLVALAEAAPPFRSLIRPDHPCFLAPDGMPDRIAAFCRDRGEPVPESPGAMVRCILESLALLYRQTRDQIQEVTGRSLQRLHIVGGGSQNALLNQFTASALGIPVHAGPVEATAAGNVLVQAFALGRLPSLASMRAVVRRSFPVQVFHPEPAHPWNAAYHRFQTLGAN from the coding sequence ATGGAAGCTCCGCTGACTTCCCATCACCTCGCCCTCGATCTCGGCGCCGAAAGCGGCCGCCTCATCGCCGCCACCCTGGAAGGCGATCGACTGTCCCTCGAGGAAATCCACCGCTTCTCCACCGGCGCCACCCGTGAAGGCCACTCCCTCACCTGGGACATCCCCCGCATCTGGCAGGATGTCCAGACCGCCCTCACCCGCGCCGCCACCCTTGACCGCCCCTGGTCCTCCCTCGGCACCGATTCCTGGGGTGTCGATTACCTTCTCTTCCGCGCCGACGGCTCCATCGTCCATCCCACCTTCCATTACCGCGATGCCCGCACCGCCCGCGGCGTCGCGGCCGCCCACGCCCGGATCCCCTGGACCGGGATCTTCGCCGAGACCGGCATCCAGTTCATGCCGCTCAACACCCTCTACCAGCTTGCCGCCGAAGCCCCCGACCGCCTCGCCCAGACAGACCGGCTCCTCCTCATCGGCGACGGCTTCAACCGCCTCCTCTCCGGCGTCGCCGTCGCCGAAGCCTCGCTCGCCAGCACCTCGATGCTCTACCGCCCCGCCGACGGTACCTGGTCCTCCCACCTCTGTTGCACCCTCCACCTGCCCCAATCAATCCTTCCTCCGATCGTCCCGTCCGGCACGCGCCTCGGCCCACTCCTCCCCGACCTCGCCTCCCGCGTCGGCCTCGCCGCCTCCCCACCCGAGGTGATCGCCTCCTGCTCTCACGACACCGCCGCCGCGGTTGTCGGCGTCCCTTCCGAAGGGGACGACTGGGCTTACCTCAGCTCGGGCACCTGGTCCCTCATGGGCGTCGAATGCCCAACCCCCGTCCTCACCGCCGCCGCCCGCGAACGGAACTTCACCAACGAGATCGGGTTCGGAAATACCGTTCGCCTCCTCAAGAACATCAGCGGACTCTGGCTCCTCCAGGAGTGCCGCCGCGCCTGGACCGAAGCCGGGCACCCCCACGACTACACCCAACTCGTCGCCCTCGCCGAAGCCGCCCCGCCTTTCCGCTCCCTCATCCGGCCCGATCATCCCTGCTTCCTCGCCCCGGACGGCATGCCGGACCGCATCGCCGCGTTCTGCCGCGACCGGGGCGAACCCGTCCCGGAGTCCCCCGGCGCCATGGTCCGCTGCATCCTCGAAAGCCTTGCCCTCCTCTACCGCCAGACCCGGGATCAGATCCAGGAGGTCACCGGGCGCTCCCTCCAACGCCTCCATATCGTGGGTGGCGGCTCCCAAAACGCCCTCCTCAACCAGTTCACCGCCAGCGCCCTTGGCATTCCCGTTCACGCCGGACCCGTCGAGGCCACCGCCGCCGGCAACGTCCTGGTCCAGGCCTTCGCCCTCGGTCGCCTCCCCTCCCTCGCCAGCATGCGCGCCGTCGTCCGCCGTTCCTTCCCCGTCCAGGTCTTCCATCCAGAACCCGCCCACCCTTGGAACGCCGCCTACCACCGCTTCCAAACGCTTGGTGCCAATTAA